From Carassius auratus strain Wakin chromosome 9, ASM336829v1, whole genome shotgun sequence:
GTTTGGACAGCACCCCATGCAAGCCCTTCAGATGGTACTGCAGGAGCTGCTCCAGGTCCATGTCGCTCTCCGGCTCTGTGCGCACTGGCTCCGGCGCTGTCGTGTCTCTCTTGCGCCTCTGCTCCTCTGCGCGCATGACGCCCCACTCGACGTTGTTCCGGATGGACTTGAGCTGGCTGTAATAGCTGTACATGTCGGCCTCAGCATCCCGCAGGTAGCTCCCCGGGTCGTTGGTTAGCTTCTGCTCCTCTTTCTCTTGGTCCAGCGGCACATCTCTCAGCAGACTCGGCACCATGACCGTCTGATCCATGTTGTTGACGGCGCCGATGAAGCGGTTCATTGCCGTGAACAGAGCGTTCTTCTGGCTGAGGGGCTCGGACATCTGCATTTTGCTGGTTTATGAAGATTTATTCGAGAGTAGTATGTTTGTCTCTCGTGCGCTTAGTTGTTTATGAAGGTCTGCATTCCTTACGTTTATTTATACCTGGCAGTCTTTGGTCCTGGGCGTCACCGAAACCTGTTGGTCCGGTCTGGGATGTCAGATCGGCCAAAACCAGATTCCAGCGGCAAGGTACAAACCTCCGCACGGCCCATGGACACACAGGGAGCGGCACGAAAGTGCATTGATCGATGGGttacataataatttatattacatagaaaaaaaaacatgaaaacgtAAAAAGCACCACATACTACTTTATTTATAAACTTcataagctttatttatttttaaaataattttcacacaTGACTAGGCCTAGATGTGTTATGCTATGTAAATCAACTGTACGTCAAAATGCTAACAATATTAATGAGGGTTAAAAGGGTCAATTATTTTGATGAGTAAATAACATGTAGTTAAAACAAtctaatctttaaatgttttgccgATTAGTAACATTGAGGCCAAAAGTTACATGCTTCAGTTATGAATAGGCCTATTCATgtttaaagtatttttcacaGCACAGAAGCAAAATATGAATGAACCCGACAGGAAAGAAAAATGAGATTATATCTCAGTTGTTTCGTCTAGGTGACAGTGAGATAAAATAGAGaggtaaaaaaattgttttcctgAATTTTCCTGACACTACCAAAGCTGAGCTGTACCAAATTCCTCAtacgttttacatttttatgctcTTTCTCTGTCAAAGATTGATAAATATGTTTAAGAAGAAACACCTTAAAGCTGATACTTAaaagtttccttaaaaaaaaaaaaagacatttcctcttcaaaatttgtgtatatattttttatgaaatcagtGGTCTGAGGGCCAATTGGTCTGCCAATTTGTTCCTTAAAATGGGTTTTAGGGGCATGTTTCTCTCCTCTCTTTTATGGACTTT
This genomic window contains:
- the LOC113108718 gene encoding mid1-interacting protein 1A encodes the protein MQMSEPLSQKNALFTAMNRFIGAVNNMDQTVMVPSLLRDVPLDQEKEEQKLTNDPGSYLRDAEADMYSYYSQLKSIRNNVEWGVMRAEEQRRKRDTTAPEPVRTEPESDMDLEQLLQYHLKGLHGVLSKLTSQANNLTNRYKQEIGISGWGQ